The Procambarus clarkii isolate CNS0578487 chromosome 57, FALCON_Pclarkii_2.0, whole genome shotgun sequence genome has a segment encoding these proteins:
- the LOC123745075 gene encoding mucin-12 — protein MPGLRSLVARRRSSLASPPYVSSTSNLPLNLSDAYVSDGKGQKSESSSCQTPEEVTANGEEASQDDDGGGGGEGDGGGGGDDGDVNSHSSDNGDCQAPQQTKDSNEVNQTQENTDVENVESDRSNEVSAADNEELNQCHEPGDREINELDKAGNVSNVSCESVNKNNEPTDVEHVENANTQESSNSKHPSVSELSNMSKVNLEEKEKNSENIHVSNEDKQEILCVNADCEKHEEGTTDRDAEKSNEQNVSDANNEKIIDKEGSENKETTNVDHIVNNSNSDINIIDGEEVGVIHPLEKKDDNLNQNNCSNTPNEKEVAPHDENGEASSECLSIADSKNPKLNNDTCVSGKQISNTEQCSKSELLTIKEKFCGGANRFVKKSAMEIESTLASRGVTIVRRMVDNVETVGRIKNETKQATNMAAVVKNGSVITANPQITAPSGNFSSQSNSRLSLANNVFKGFASVSIQSGSSVRHFSEGLMSRSVSKDIYKPINSRGTLVQGGSKALSNLKKCTQLNFRGIPIHPNSKYTPHTNSNLRSLGLNDRGFKLDTTLKGLNLHTTKGFTAHSNPRGPSFQNRLGGTAMQANLRANAMSIDSSGLHGYLNKGSMRYASPRGPTIKPNSTGQSPHSKSTISPHIRPVTSQQSRPVGNMSQVRSLGIPNRSKSVDVSLLSKVTEVSSQPRLEMSPCAKSTTMAPRAPSTTMSPQSRPNVMSPNRPNVMSPQSQSAKMSPQSKSIDVSPQSRTIDLLSQNKSNEVDVSLHSKTGDASPKSRSVGTVLPLQSRSADLSPLSISDQISPQSINKVNHTGIHPHSRYTGMSPQSLMTDLSPQSRSSGLPPHSVSAVHATQSVSTTSTRPSPQMNLMGVSAHSSTIGPLPESNDETIPPHSSSGALLSQTNSLGVPSHMVTTGLPHMVNSDRFSASSSSSGFPVSSGFLGSSSTDQFPAYNNSGEFSPHTNTTEFPSELSSGGFNMHSSSGGFSTQSNLIGFTTQTNSCGFPQHSNSGDYSPHNPGGIIGQTNSEGFSAHSSCGSFPVAMNSGGYPAHSSTGQYNTQNNAGEFRENSTDMMMYSASRDFPMHPNSREFSSYSSSNNMPNNMQNCSQGMPLSSNTGNPSINPIVGDQYSQSNYGESLAHPTYREAPLHSRVSPGEVPVLPDFRESSLRHAYRDSSLPPSYNNYRDPGSQDNSRGSQSHNYRGMPLHSNMGELQAHVNTRAQNSHTSFKEQSEPAGYRGQDILSNYMESSAIPNFRDTLDLGNCTEQPLNNYRQTVNHSSPREQVLPSFGESVTHPSPGDQVIPSPREQMLPPYGEPVGHSSPREQALPGFRESVNHASPRDQVLPCFQETVSHTSPREQVLPCFQETVSHTSPREQVLPAFRVNGRHSSPREQILPSFQETLNDTNSKQPYLPTFREPDNYNTSFRESLNHNSSCELSGNPNSGDLLSYGTSCRHPSNSVQADKPRADNSYRESNTIPNFRINSQHMILEEPSVDLKFREDNLVNTYNESSALPSFTESFEHNGSNEIQIKTESSSVGLSSFRDSSHYSTPRNVSDCGSFRESSFSPNSRSPVYANTRNSCASWHTGELPVYTDTGESPIYLCTNDSSDSQVRESAGICSRRESLVHSSSVYSSAHPDTCEDSNIKTRDSGFISGSRDNFLLDKSLIPSTEESPVHADVGNSPGYSSIMDSVDHGLREAYHESRTETYGHPDTKPSVQSSEDLPQGPRDLPVNSTSINSLDNLSSVEEAKLPNQESSVDVSPNEFCETAVLSSPTSQPLSESPVHSKCITRTSPIDDSAILSPSCSDSLGSPEKHTSGISSTKSDSGASPSSQERIVIKMKLLHSELGSECNRQSRTENAGITELRMDSRNSVKYPMAKYTRWTIDSIINGREDICSEEGSDKVSKNEQKLVHDEINLKEDTTFSLAVSPKRTKRQKISEMCNESRETKLDTNKNLMKKTIRITIANPLRTRVSTTDNCVDIKLKESEHDSTILSCEIIPDEKNENVQPVTVNNVRRSCRLENESANQISMCSTRKLRDRHLKLPSPAPSIESCASSTSASRASCDSRRCSRSSDTSMSSVTSVFSESNDHSIVADMKKCSIVIKRIYATDNYSCYSSSLCDKKPVLNNRDVRPTRPKRKAAVEATLKCHKSLKSLDTNDAKTKLPQNGAFNAGKNCVSVNEENKAPLNNIPQCSVLLYDVFMNRRINKMVCPGCSRHYDSTDSVQVNINKATISLLCSACQWLVVKDVHPREVDSMAPS, from the coding sequence ATGCCAGGCCTCCGGTCGCTGGTAGCACGGAGGAGATCATCCCTGGCATCTCCACCTTATGTCTCCAGCACCAGCAACTTGCCACTCAATTTGTCCGATGCTTATGTTAGTGATGGTAAGGGTCAGAAATCTGAAAGTAGCAGCTGCCAAACACCAGAAGAGGTGACTGCAAATGGTGAAGAGGCAAGCCAGGATGAtgatgggggtggcggtggtgaaggggatggcggtggtggtggtgatgatggtgatgtaaaCAGCCATAGCTCAGATAATGGTGATTGCCAGGCACCACAACAGACAAAGGATAGTAATGAAGTTAATCAGACTCAAGAAAATACTGATGTTGAAAATGTAGAAAGTGATAGGTCCAATGAGGTATCGGCTGCAGATAATGAAGAATTAAACCAGTGCCACGAACCCGGTGATAGAGAGATTAATGAATTGGATAAGGCAGGCAATGTATCAAATGTAAGTTGTGAATCTGTGAACAAAAATAACGAGCCTACTGATGTAGAGCACGTTGAAAATGCCAACACACAAGAATCGTCAAATAGtaagcatccatcagtctcagaatTGTCAAATATGAGTAAAGTAAACctagaagaaaaagaaaaaaatagtgagAATATTCATGTGTCTAATGAAGATAAACAGGAAATATTGTGTGTGAATGCTGATTGTGAGAAGCATGAGGAGGGAACTACTGACAGAGATGCAGAAAAGAGCAATGAACAGAATGTATCTGATGCAAATAATGAAAAGATCATTGATAAAGAAGGAAGTGAAAATAAGGAAACCACTAATGTAGATCATATAGTGAATAACAGTAATTCTGACATCAATATTATTGATGGGGAGGAAGTTGGAGTTATTCATCCTTTAGAGAAAAAAGACGACAATTTAAATCAAAACAATTGTTCAAATACTCCGAATGAGAAAGAAGTAGCCCCACATGATGAAAATGGAGAAGCCTCAAGTGAATGTTTATCCATCGCAGATTCCAAAAACCCAAAACTTAACAACGATACTTGTGTTAGTGGTAAACAAATTAGTAATACTGAACAATGTAGCAAAAGTGAATTACTGACTATAAAAGAAAAATTTTGTGGAGGTGCTAATCGTTTTGTAAAAAAGTCTGCAATGGAGATCGAATCAACTCTAGCGAGTCGTGGTGTAACCATTGTGAGGAGGATGGTTGATAATGTAGAGACTGTTGGCAGGATAAAGAATGAAACCAAGCAAGCTACTAACATGGCTGCTGTTGTTAAAAATGGATCTGTAATTACAGCAAACCCACAAATCACCGCACCAAGTGGAAACTTTTCATCACAGTCAAACTCCAGACTATCATTGGCTAATAATGTCTTTAAAGGATTTGCATCTGTCAGCATTCAGAGTGGGTCTTCGGTTCGACACTTTTCGGAAGGACTGATGAGTCGCTCAGTATCAAAAGACATCTATAAACCCATCAATTCAAGAGGGACACTTGTTCAGGGAGGTTCTAAAGCACTTTCAAACCTTAAAAAATGTACACAGCTAAATTTTAGGGGCATTCCCATACATCCAAACTCCAAATATACTCCACATACAAACTCAAATTTAAGATCCTTAGGATTAAATGACAGAGGATTTAAATTAGATACTACTCTAAAAGGACTAAATTTACACACAACAAAAGGATTTACTGCACACTCAAATCCCAGAGGACCTTCGTTTCAGAATAGACTTGGAGGGACTGCTATGCAAGCAAATCTTAGAGCAAATGCTATGTCCATAGACTCCAGTGGGCTACATGGATACCTGAACAAAGGATCAATGAGATATGCAAGTCCAAGAGGACCCACTATAAAACCCAATTCAACTGGACAATCTCCTCATTCTAAGTCCACTATTTCTCCTCATATTAGACCAGTTACATCACAACAGTCGAGACCTGTTGGAAATATGTCACAAGTTCGTTCTCTAGGAATTCCTAATCGCTCAAAGTCTGTTGATGTATCTCTGTTATCTAAGGTTACAGAAGTATCTTCACAGCCAAGACTTGAAATGTCTCCATGTGCAAAATCCACAACAATGGCTCCACGGGCACCATCCACAACAATGTCTCCACAATCAAGACCTAACGTGATGTCTCCCAATAGACCTAACGTGATGTCTCCACAATCACAATCTGCTAAAATGTCTCCACAGTCTAAGAGTATTGATGTCTCCCCACAGTCCAGGACTATTGACTTGCTATCACAGAATAAGTCTAATGAAGTTGATGTGTCATTGCATTCCAAGACAGGTGATGCATCCCCCAAGTCCAGATCTGTTGGCACAGTTTTACCGCTACAGTCCAGATCAGCTGATTTATCGCCATTGTCAATATCTGATCAGATTTCTCCACAGTCAATAAATAAAGTGAACCATACGGGAATCCATCCTCACTCAAGGTATACAGGGATGTCTCCCCAGTCTTTGATGACAGATCTTTCTCCACAGTCAAGATCTTCTGGACTTCCTCCTCATTCTGTCTCTGCAGTCCATGCTACACAGTCAGTTTCTACTACCTCCACTAGACCATCACCTCAGATGAATTTAATGGGAGTCTCGGCACACTCCAGTACTATAGGACCCCTTCCAGAATCAAATGATGAGACAATTCCACCACATTCTAGTTCAGGGGCTCTCCTATCTCAAACTAACTCTCTGGGAGTTCCTTCGCATATGGTTACTACGGGACTACCACATATGGTTAATTCTGATAGATTTTCTGCAAGTTCTAGTTCCAGTGGGTTCCCCGTTTCATCAGGATTTCTTGGAAGCTCTAGCACTGATCAATTCCCCGCTTACAACAATTCAGGAGAGTTTTCTCCGCACACTAATACTACTGAATTCCCTTCCGAATTAAGTTCTGGAGGGTTTAACATGCATTCAAGTTCAGGAGGATTTTCCACACAGTCCAATCTAATAGGATTTACAACACAGACCAATTCATGTGGATTTCCTCAGCACTCCAATTCTGGAGACTATTCTCCTCATAATCCTGGGGGGATCATTGGACAAACAAATTCAGAGGGATTTAGTGCACATTCAAGTTGTGGCAGCTTCCCAGTGGCAATGAATTCTGGCGGCTATCCTGCTCATTCAAGTACTGGACAATATAATACTCAAAATAATGCTGGTGAATTTCGTGAAAATTCTACAGATATGATGATGTATTCTGCATCAAGAGACTTCCCTATGCATCCAAACTCTAGAGAATTCTCAAGCTATAGTAGTTCTAATAATATGCCAAATAATATGCAGAATTGCAGCCAAGGAATGCCTCTATCTTCAAACACTGGGAATCCTTCTATAAATCCTATCGTTGGAGACCAGTATTCCCAGTCAAACTATGGTGAATCACTGGCTCATCCTACCTACAGAGAGGCACCTTTGCATTCTAGAGTCAGTCCTGGAGAAGTGCCAGTACTCCCCGATTTCAGAGAATCATCCTTACGACATGCTTACAGAGATTCATCTCTACCTCCCAGTTATAATAATTATAGAGATCCTGGTTCACAGGATAATTCAAGAGGGTCACAATCACACAATTATAGGGGCATGCCATTGCATTCTAATAtgggtgaactgcaggctcatgtAAACACTAGAGCACAAAACTCTCATACTAGTTTCAAAGAACAATCTGAGCCTGCTGGATACAGAGGACAAGATATTCTTAGCAACTACATGGAATCTTCAGCTATTCCCAACTTCAGAGATACATTGGACCTTGGTAACTGTACAGAACAACCTCTTAACAATTACAGACAAACTGTAAATCACTCCAGTCCCAGAGAGCAAGTTCTTCCATCTTTTGGGGAATCTGTAACTCATCCTAGCCCTGGAGATCAAGTAATTCCAAGTCCCAGAGAACAAATGCTTCCACCCTATGGAGAACCTGTTGGCCATTCCAGTCCGAGAGAGCAAGCTCTACCAGGCTTTAGAGAATCTGTAAACCATGCTAGCCCTAGAGATCAAGTTCTTCCCTGCTTTCAAGAAACAGTTAGCCACACCAGCCCTAGAGAGCAAGTTCTTCCCTGCTTTCAAGAAACAGTTAGCCACACCAGCCCTAGAGAGCAAGTTCTTCCTGCATTTAGAGTAAACGGTCGACATTCTAGTCCAAGAGAGCAAATTCTTCCTAGTTTTCAGGAAACTCTAAATGACACCAATTCCAAACAGCCATATCTCCCAACTTTTAGAGAACCAGATAACTACAATACTAGTTTCAGAGAATCCTTAAATCACAACAGTTCTTGTGAACTATCTGGTAACCCCAACTCTGGAGATCTGCTGAGTTATGGGACAAGTTGTAGACACCCATCTAATTCAGTTCAGGCTGATAAACCAAGAGCTGATAATAGTTACAGGGAATCCAATACAATTCCAAATTTCAGAATAAATTCCCAGCACATGATTCTTGAAGAACCATCAGTTGACCTAAAGTTTAGAGAAGATAACCTTGTTAACACTTACAATGAATCATCAGCTCTTCCAAGCTTTACTGAATCTTTTGAACACAATGGTTCCAATGAAATACAAATTAAAACGGAAAGCAGCAGTGTAGGGCTTTCAAGTTTTAGAGATTCTTCTCATTACTCCACTCCTAGAAATGTGTCTGATTGTGGTAGCTTTAGAGAATCCTCATTTTCCCCAAATTCAAGATCACCTGTATATGCAAACACAAGAAATTCCTGCGCTTCGTGGCACACTGGGGAACTGCCTGTTTATACGGATACAGGGGAATCTCCTATTTATTTATGCACAAATGATTCTAGTGATTCTCAAGTAAGAGAATCTGCTGGAATTTGTAGCAGACGGGAATCACTTGTTCATTCCAGTTCTGTATATTCTTCAGCACACCCTGATACATGTGAGGATTCTAATATCAAGACTAGAGATTCAGGTTTTATCTCTGGTAGTAGAGACAACTTTCTTTTAGATAAATCTCTAATTCCAAGTACCGAAGAGTCACCGGTTCATGCTGATGTAGGAAATTCTCCAGGTTACTCGAGTATAATGGATTCTGTTGATCATGGTTTGAGAGAGGCTTACCACGAATCAAGGACAGAAACATATGGTCACCCTGATACAAAACCATCTGTCCAATCAAGTGAAGATTTGCCACAAGGTCCGAGGGATTTGCCTGTGAACTCTACCTCCATCAATTCTTTAGATAATCTTAGTTCTGTAGAGGAAGCAAAGTTGCCCAATCAAGAGTCATCAGTGGATGTAAGCCCAAATGAGTTCTGTGAAACTGCTGTCCTCTCAAGCCCAACATCTCAACCTCTAAGTGAATCTCCTGTACATTCAAAGTGTATTACCAGAACATCACCAATAGATGATAGTGCCATTTTATCTCCCAGTTGCTCTGATTCTTTAGGGTCCCCTGAGAAGcatacttcaggaatttcctctaCAAAGTCTGATTCTGGAGCTTCTCCAAGTTCTCAGGAAAGAATAGTTATAAAAATGAAATTACTTCACAGTGAATTAGGAAGTGAGTGTAACAGACAAAGTAGAACAGAAAATGCTGGTATTACAGAATTGAGAATGGATAGCAGAAATTCTGTGAAATATCCCATGGCAAAGTACACCCGTTGGACAATAGACAGCATAATAAATGGTAGAGAAGATATATGTAGTGAAGAGGGGTCTGATAAAGTTAGTAAAAATGAACAAAAGCTAGTACATGATGAAATAAATCTGAAAGAAGACACTACATTTTCTTTAGCAGTAAGCCCCAAAAGAACAAAAAGGCAAAAAATCTCCGAGATGTGTAATGAGTCAAGAGAGACAAAATTAGATACAAATAAAAATTTGATGAAAAAAACTATTAGAATAACAATTGCTAATCCATTACGAACTAGAGTTTCGACAACAGATAATTGTGTAGATATTAAATTAAAAGAAAGTGAACATGATAGCACAATATTGAGTTGTGAAATAATTCcagatgaaaaaaatgaaaatgtgCAGCCAGTTACAGTTAATAATGTGCGTAGGAGTTGTAGGTTAGAAAATGAGTCtgcaaaccaaattagtatgtgTTCAACTAGAAAATTGAGAGATAGACACTTAAAATTGCCATCCCCAGCTCCAAGCATTGAAAGTTGTGCCAGCTCAACTAGTGCCTCACGTGCATCCTGCGACAGTAGGAGATGTAGCCGGAGTAGTGATACTTCAATGTCATCAGTGACAAGTGTGTTCAGTGAAAGTAATGATCATTCAATTGTTGCTGATATGAAGAAGTGTAGTATTGTCATTAAGCGCATATATGCAACGGATAACTATAGCTGTTATAGCAGCAGCTTGTGTGATAAAAAACCTGTTTTAAACAATCGAGATGTACGTCCAACAAGACCAAAGCGTAAGGCAGCTGTTGAAGCCACTTTAAAATGCCATAAATCTTTAAAATCACTTGATACAAATGATGCCAAAACTAAACTTCCCCAAAATGGTGCATTTAATGCTGGAAAAAATTGTGTGTCAGTGAATGAGGAAAAcaaggctcctcttaataatATACCTCAGTGCTCAGTTCTTTTGTATGATGTGTTCATGAATCGTCGCATAAATAAAATGGTGTGTCCTGGCTGCTCTCGGCACTATGATAGCACTGACAGTGTACAAGTGAATATAAACAAAGCTACAATTTCGCTGCTATGTTCAGCATGTCAGTGGCTGGTGGTTAAGGATGTTCACCCACGTGAAGTTGATTCCATGGCCCCAAGCTGA